In Temnothorax longispinosus isolate EJ_2023e chromosome 10, Tlon_JGU_v1, whole genome shotgun sequence, a single window of DNA contains:
- the Rpl6 gene encoding large ribosomal subunit protein eL6 isoform X2 yields MVDTKAQTPEKKAAAAAAPAAAPPAAAPPAAGKEGAKREGAKAKGKPARGKPRNYDLGNGVYRFSRTRMYHKKAIYKFLEKKTPKKVKPKKPLTIEKQIGGDKNGEKRIVLLKKRRANYPTADRVTVHHSKKCFHEHRRYLRPSLRPGTICILLAGPHKGKRVVLLKQLKSGLLLITGPFLINGCPLRRVSQNYVIATSTKLSVSGIKLPGHLNDDYFKRKRDKRAKKEEGDIFSKKKEEYKPSDQRKTDQKLIDKMVIDAIKKHKDKKMLFTYLSAMFGLRSSQYPHRMKF; encoded by the exons ATGGTGGACACAAAGGCTCAGACTCCAGAGAAAAAGGCTGCAGCTGCAGCTGCACCAGCTGCAGCTCCGCCAGCTGCAGCTCCACCAGCTGCAGGCAAGGAAGGTGCGAAGAGAGAAGGTGCAAAGGCCAAGGGAAAGCCTGCCAGGGGAAAACCGAGGAATTATGACTTAGGCAATGGTGTCTATAGATTCAGTCGTACTCGCATGTACCACAAAAAGGCTATCTACAAATTCCTTGAGAAGAAAACTCCCAAAAAG GTTAAACCGAAGAAGCCATTGACCATCGAAAAGCAGATCGGCGGTGACAAGAACGGAGAGAAGCGTATCGTCCTTTTGAAGAAGAGACGCGCAAACTATCCTACCGCTGATCGCGTAACTGTGCACCATTCGAAGAAGTGTTTCCACGAACATCGTCGTTACCTGAGACCTTCTCTAAGACCGGGAACAATCTGCATCCTGTTGGCTGGTCCTCATAAGGGAAAGAGAGTAGTTCTTCTGAAACAACTGAAGAGCGGTTTGCTTTTGATTACTG GGCCATTCCTGATCAATGGATGTCCTTTGAGGCGAGTCAGTCAAAATTACGTAATCGCCACCTCCACGAAATTGAGTGTCTCTGGTATCAAATTGCCTGGACACCTCAATGATGACTACTTCAAGAGGAAACGCGATAAGCGTGCCAAGAAGGAGGAAGGTGATATCTTCAgcaaaaagaaggaagaataCAAACCGAGCGATCAGAGGAAGACTGAtcagaaattaattgataaaatggTGATCGACGCTATTAAGAAgcataaagataaaaagatgcTGTTCACGTATCTGTCGGCAATGTTTGGACTACGAAGCAGTCAGTATCCACAcagaatgaaattttaa
- the Rpl6 gene encoding large ribosomal subunit protein eL6 isoform X1 — MRFTIDISRNTSIFMSTTTHVFSDRCSGECRRVFFRPFALTMVDTKAQTPEKKAAAAAAPAAAPPAAAPPAAGKEGAKREGAKAKGKPARGKPRNYDLGNGVYRFSRTRMYHKKAIYKFLEKKTPKKVKPKKPLTIEKQIGGDKNGEKRIVLLKKRRANYPTADRVTVHHSKKCFHEHRRYLRPSLRPGTICILLAGPHKGKRVVLLKQLKSGLLLITGPFLINGCPLRRVSQNYVIATSTKLSVSGIKLPGHLNDDYFKRKRDKRAKKEEGDIFSKKKEEYKPSDQRKTDQKLIDKMVIDAIKKHKDKKMLFTYLSAMFGLRSSQYPHRMKF; from the exons ATGCGATTTACTATTGATATATCTCGAAATACATCGATATTTATGTCGACCACAACTCACGTCTTTTCCGATAGATGTAGTGGCGAGTGTCGACGCGTGTTCTTTCGGCCGTTCGCTTTAACG ATGGTGGACACAAAGGCTCAGACTCCAGAGAAAAAGGCTGCAGCTGCAGCTGCACCAGCTGCAGCTCCGCCAGCTGCAGCTCCACCAGCTGCAGGCAAGGAAGGTGCGAAGAGAGAAGGTGCAAAGGCCAAGGGAAAGCCTGCCAGGGGAAAACCGAGGAATTATGACTTAGGCAATGGTGTCTATAGATTCAGTCGTACTCGCATGTACCACAAAAAGGCTATCTACAAATTCCTTGAGAAGAAAACTCCCAAAAAG GTTAAACCGAAGAAGCCATTGACCATCGAAAAGCAGATCGGCGGTGACAAGAACGGAGAGAAGCGTATCGTCCTTTTGAAGAAGAGACGCGCAAACTATCCTACCGCTGATCGCGTAACTGTGCACCATTCGAAGAAGTGTTTCCACGAACATCGTCGTTACCTGAGACCTTCTCTAAGACCGGGAACAATCTGCATCCTGTTGGCTGGTCCTCATAAGGGAAAGAGAGTAGTTCTTCTGAAACAACTGAAGAGCGGTTTGCTTTTGATTACTG GGCCATTCCTGATCAATGGATGTCCTTTGAGGCGAGTCAGTCAAAATTACGTAATCGCCACCTCCACGAAATTGAGTGTCTCTGGTATCAAATTGCCTGGACACCTCAATGATGACTACTTCAAGAGGAAACGCGATAAGCGTGCCAAGAAGGAGGAAGGTGATATCTTCAgcaaaaagaaggaagaataCAAACCGAGCGATCAGAGGAAGACTGAtcagaaattaattgataaaatggTGATCGACGCTATTAAGAAgcataaagataaaaagatgcTGTTCACGTATCTGTCGGCAATGTTTGGACTACGAAGCAGTCAGTATCCACAcagaatgaaattttaa